In Dehalococcoidia bacterium, one genomic interval encodes:
- a CDS encoding 6-hydroxymethylpterin diphosphokinase MptE-like protein, which translates to MKLNEWAGMQEDIGLIGVLDTLCNEQGRINAILHSNVTVKGELENWLNNFAYNIRKFERKNKWLPPDAIKGSAIVVGAGPSITDEQIMVLRNYPGTIICTNKSLKRCYAHHVAPKFVTVVHPTDEILPHFAHQVVRDNLYMSNVVLSTMTHPSVTDEILAHADPDKVFWYNPSTSDMFVENIDKTISLLSNRGTIDTGGNVGIFSMLLAYQWGANPVGILGLEHCHGPGSWAMWTNEQSDGYEWHYAPEDDMLYCITPMFKSYLHGMMQWYSDVRELRPDFDVINLTKMGVMYTRRRPERTKDGMPYMDVKDFVARYS; encoded by the coding sequence ATGAAGCTCAATGAATGGGCCGGTATGCAGGAAGACATTGGCCTGATAGGCGTGCTGGACACCTTATGCAATGAGCAGGGGCGTATCAATGCCATCCTGCACTCCAACGTGACGGTGAAGGGTGAGCTGGAGAACTGGCTCAATAATTTTGCGTACAACATCCGTAAGTTCGAGAGAAAGAACAAGTGGCTGCCACCTGATGCCATAAAAGGCTCTGCGATAGTCGTCGGTGCCGGTCCATCCATAACAGATGAGCAGATAATGGTTCTAAGGAACTATCCAGGTACCATAATCTGCACCAACAAGTCCTTGAAGCGCTGCTATGCTCATCATGTCGCTCCCAAATTCGTGACGGTCGTGCACCCGACCGATGAGATACTTCCTCACTTCGCTCACCAAGTTGTCCGGGACAATCTCTACATGTCCAATGTGGTGCTCTCCACCATGACCCATCCGTCAGTGACGGACGAAATACTGGCCCACGCGGACCCTGACAAGGTGTTCTGGTACAATCCGTCGACCAGTGACATGTTCGTGGAGAACATCGACAAGACCATTAGCTTGCTTTCCAACAGGGGCACCATCGACACCGGGGGGAACGTGGGCATATTCTCCATGCTCTTGGCGTACCAATGGGGTGCGAACCCCGTGGGCATCCTCGGCCTGGAGCACTGCCATGGACCGGGCTCCTGGGCCATGTGGACCAATGAGCAGTCGGATGGCTACGAGTGGCACTACGCGCCTGAGGACGACATGCTGTACTGCATTACTCCCATGTTCAAGTCCTACCTCCACGGCATGATGCAGTGGTACAGTGACGTTAGAGAACTGAGACCGGACTTCGACGTCATCAACCTCACCAAGATGGGGGTTATGTACACCAGGAGACGACCGGAGCGGACGAAGGACGGCATGCCGTATATGGATGTCAAGGACTTTGTGGCGAGGTATTCATGA
- a CDS encoding 6-hydroxymethylpterin diphosphokinase MptE-like protein yields MQELIPEWSRHIAENLEACKKSLSFEDLPLFRADDCIVIGASPSLTDEELLKLKDFKGDIIVTNKSFERCFKRGLRIGWVVLLDAHPISASQFRWMEEFISRDIIDFGSPVKVEYVDDSAFRNVRFLVSSVAYPGTIKLLKKAGCKIYFFNPAVSAKENEPYRVSQMWGWMNNLPEFPHGGNVGTCAFCLARKLLYKRIGILGIDFCEEPGKDWTHEQARGYEYFYYPESKSMKFVAISKVFKSFIAYFIGAVNDCPGAVRYLGTSPLLKFSPYITSQSLDDFINGVDDEPLTEEEIKDLEISAQELKDGKAICMRPDETVEDFLNREVE; encoded by the coding sequence ATGCAGGAGCTTATACCTGAGTGGTCAAGGCACATCGCGGAGAACTTAGAGGCATGCAAAAAGTCTCTCAGCTTTGAGGACCTGCCATTGTTCAGGGCCGACGATTGCATTGTCATCGGTGCATCACCATCGCTCACTGACGAGGAGCTGCTGAAGCTCAAGGATTTTAAAGGGGACATAATCGTCACCAACAAGTCCTTTGAGCGCTGCTTCAAGCGGGGGTTGAGGATTGGGTGGGTAGTGCTCCTCGATGCTCACCCCATATCCGCATCACAGTTCAGATGGATGGAGGAGTTCATATCTCGGGACATCATAGATTTTGGCAGCCCGGTCAAGGTAGAGTATGTAGATGACAGTGCCTTCAGGAACGTCAGGTTCTTAGTATCCTCCGTGGCCTATCCTGGCACGATAAAGCTCCTAAAAAAAGCAGGCTGCAAAATATACTTCTTCAACCCCGCGGTCTCGGCCAAGGAGAACGAGCCATATAGGGTCAGTCAGATGTGGGGATGGATGAACAATCTGCCAGAGTTCCCTCACGGTGGGAACGTAGGGACATGCGCGTTCTGCCTGGCCAGGAAGCTGCTGTACAAGAGAATTGGCATACTAGGCATCGACTTCTGCGAGGAGCCGGGCAAGGATTGGACGCACGAGCAGGCCAGGGGCTACGAGTATTTCTACTACCCGGAGTCGAAGAGCATGAAGTTCGTGGCCATATCCAAGGTGTTCAAGTCGTTTATCGCCTACTTCATCGGAGCGGTCAACGACTGCCCTGGAGCAGTGCGCTATCTCGGCACCAGCCCGTTGCTCAAATTCTCTCCATACATTACATCGCAGAGCCTTGACGATTTCATCAATGGTGTGGACGATGAGCCCCTGACCGAGGAGGAGATAAAAGACCTGGAGATTAGTGCTCAGGAGCTGAAGGACGGTAAGGCCATATGCATGAGGCCGGACGAGACCGTCGAGGACTTCCTGAACCGGGAGGTGGAGTGA